Proteins encoded together in one Columba livia isolate bColLiv1 breed racing homer chromosome 3, bColLiv1.pat.W.v2, whole genome shotgun sequence window:
- the PNOC gene encoding prepronociceptin isoform X2 produces the protein MRTVLWDLLLLCLFARARGDCRGDCLHCDRQLYRDSFDVLVCILECEGEAVPRATWELCAAAAGRAAPRPRDLQDAPWRGAVPAVPPANPFQVSELLQRRETEDDEGVEVAPGAFPQPPEDISRRSGFPRGTRGWWPAPTAKGVQKRYGGFIGVRKSARKWNNQKRFSEFLKQYLGMSPRSSEYEVAGGVSEHNEI, from the exons ATGAGGACCGTGCTCTgggacctgctgctgctctgcctcttCGCCCGGGCGCGGGGCGACTGCCGGGGGGACTGTCTGCACTGCGACCGTCAGCTCTACCGGGACAGCTTCGACGTCCTC GTCTGCATCCTGGAGTGCGAAGGCGAAGCTGTGCCGCGGGCCACCTGGGAGCTCtgtgccgccgccgccggccgaGCCGCCCCGCGTCCCCGTGACCTCCAGGACGCTCCCTGGCGCGGCGCGGTGCCGGCAGTGCCACCGGCAAACCCGTTCCAGGTAAGCGAGCTGCTGCAGCGCCGGGAAACCGAAGACGACGAAGGCGTCGAGGTGGCGCCGGGCGCTTTCCCGCAGCCGCCCGAGGACATTTCCCGACGATCCGGTTTCCCCCGGGGGACGCGCGGCTGGTGGCCGGCGCCGACGGCGAAAGGGGTGCAGAAGCGATACGGGGGTTTCATCGGGGTGCGCAAGTCGGCGAGGAAGTGGAACAACCAGAAGAGGTTTAGCGAGTTCCTGAAGCAGTACCTGGGCATGTCGCCGCGCTCCAGTGAGTACGAGGTTGCCGGCGGCGTCAGCGAGCACAACGAGATCTAA
- the PNOC gene encoding prepronociceptin isoform X1, producing MRTVLWDLLLLCLFARARGDCRGDCLHCDRQLYRDSFDVLVCILECEGEAVPRATWELCAAAAGRAAPRPRDLQDAPWRGAVPAVPPANPFQVSELLQRRETEDDEGVEVAPGAFPQPPEDISRRSGFPRGTRGWWPAPTAKGVQKRYGGFIGVRKSARKWNNQKRFSEFLKQYLGMSPRSTFRHRIPAPSARHRQN from the exons ATGAGGACCGTGCTCTgggacctgctgctgctctgcctcttCGCCCGGGCGCGGGGCGACTGCCGGGGGGACTGTCTGCACTGCGACCGTCAGCTCTACCGGGACAGCTTCGACGTCCTC GTCTGCATCCTGGAGTGCGAAGGCGAAGCTGTGCCGCGGGCCACCTGGGAGCTCtgtgccgccgccgccggccgaGCCGCCCCGCGTCCCCGTGACCTCCAGGACGCTCCCTGGCGCGGCGCGGTGCCGGCAGTGCCACCGGCAAACCCGTTCCAGGTAAGCGAGCTGCTGCAGCGCCGGGAAACCGAAGACGACGAAGGCGTCGAGGTGGCGCCGGGCGCTTTCCCGCAGCCGCCCGAGGACATTTCCCGACGATCCGGTTTCCCCCGGGGGACGCGCGGCTGGTGGCCGGCGCCGACGGCGAAAGGGGTGCAGAAGCGATACGGGGGTTTCATCGGGGTGCGCAAGTCGGCGAGGAAGTGGAACAACCAGAAGAGGTTTAGCGAGTTCCTGAAGCAGTACCTGGGCATGTCGCCGCGCTCCA cGTTCCGGCACCGCATCCCAGCACCTTCCGCCAGGCACAGGCAAAATTAA